The genomic region GTGTTCGCGATGGTCAACGTCGCGGTGCTGGTGTTGCGTCGCGACGTCCGTGCCGAGGGCGGACACTTCAAGACGCCGACGGTGCTGCCGGTGATCGGCTTCCTCACATCGGCCTATCTCGTGACACCGCTGTCGGGACGACCCGGCACCCAGTACCTGCTGGCCGGCATCCTGCTGGTGATCGGCATCGTGTTGTACGCGATCACGGCGGCGATCAACAAGCAACTCGGGATCAAGCAGGGCATCATCGACCCGACGCATCTGGCGCAGTCGCCGGACTGAGTCTCCGCCCCGACGGCAGCGTCGGCGTGACCAGATAGCCGGTGGCGAAGTCGCCGTAGGTCGTCACGTCCTCCGGCCGGTGGTGCCGGAACGAGCCGATGTAGGCGCAGATGACGGCGTCGACGGGATCCTCGTCGCGGTCGAGTTGGCTGGGCCGGGTCGCTGCCGTCACCCGCTCGCGCAACCGGTCCCACGCCGGCGTGCCCGCCGTGAACATCGGTGGGGTGGCCGCCTCCAGTCGCTCGACGAGGTCGATCAGCGTCAGCAGATTGCGCTTGCGTGCGTCCAATGCGCCGCGCTTGTACTTCAGCGTCTTGTCGAGGTCGAACAACACCACGGTGGCTGGGTGCGGGTACACCTCGATCGCGCGGCGTCGGCCGGTCGATTCGGGATCCATGTCGAGTCCCAGCGCGTCGGCCAACCGGGCGGCGCGCGGGTGCTCGAGTTCGGGTCGGTCGGAGAA from Mycobacterium sp. IDR2000157661 harbors:
- a CDS encoding DUF429 domain-containing protein yields the protein MHFVGLDLAWGERGRTGVAAVDSAGRLRLVDTATDDADIRAAIAPFTTGDCVVAIDAPLIVANRTGHRPAEAAFNRDFARFHAGARPAFSDRPELEHPRAARLADALGLDMDPESTGRRRAIEVYPHPATVVLFDLDKTLKYKRGALDARKRNLLTLIDLVERLEAATPPMFTAGTPAWDRLRERVTAATRPSQLDRDEDPVDAVICAYIGSFRHHRPEDVTTYGDFATGYLVTPTLPSGRRLSPATAPDASGR